From Osmerus eperlanus chromosome 16, fOsmEpe2.1, whole genome shotgun sequence:
TAAAGGTAAGCTAGCTACCTATACAGTAgtagcttgttagctagcttTCTCTGACGTCCCGGCTAGCCAAAACAACGAACATCATTGTTAAAGCGATTACACACTACGGTTAAAATTCAAGAATGTTTCCGTGGTCAAAGTCTGCGATCAGACTGCAATCAGTTTTACATTTTTGTCTGAACAATAAATGCACTAGCACTAGCTAAACTGGTTTAGCTAATCTAGCTACACTACAGTGCGTTAATCAAATGTCGCTTGCCAGCAAAATTAGCTGTCTTGAATTCAGTGCAGATTTAATTAGTTTTAACGTAATTTATTCATACTGGATTATCTTTTGATGGTACACATGTTAGCTAAACTGTCTTCATCCGTAACATAGGACTGAGTTTCCACCCAAAGAGGCCATGGATCCTCGCAAGTTTGCACAATGGAGTCATCCAGCTGTGGGACTATCGTATGTGCACCCTTATTGACAAGTTTGATGAGCACGATGGTAAGTAATAGACAAGTACTTACAGTTGAAACGAGTTTGCGTCgatgtttgtattttttgtttgtgtgtgtaactgttatGCTTGCATTATAAAGGCCCTGTCAGAGGAATTGACTTCCACAAGCAGCAGCCTCTGTTTGTGTCTGGAGGCGATGACTACAAAATTAAGGTGAGACGCATGCATCCTATGTTCATTGATAAATACCACGAAACTGGAAGATAATGAGGTTCAGCGGATGACTAGTTTGATGCACACATTTACAAGACGATCCACGTAAAACAACACAAATATATCAATACGTTTCTTTGTGTCTCTTCTTCCAAGGTATGGAACTACAAGTTACGGCGTTGCCTGTTCACTCTCCTTGGACACCTGGATTACATCCGTACCACTTTCTTCCATCATGTGAGTTCTTACACTATAAAAGATGAGTACTTCTATACCAGGGTCTCTCCTGGAGCTGAAATGTCATGTGCAAGTTGACCCTCACTGTACTTTGTATAGAATGTGGATGGAACCTCtaatagttctctctctctccaggagtaTCCCTGGATTCTGAGTGCCTCGGATGACCAGACCATCCGCATCTGGAACTGGCAGTCTAGGACCTGCGTCTGGTAGGACCAATATGCCTCTTACAAAGCTGCATATTTCCTTTAATTGACGTTTTGGTAATGTTTAAATTGTCCTGGGGGCGGTgctgtctcccccccaccccctctctctttatggAGTCTCgtgcccctccctctttcaATTATTAGATTATTATTATAAATTCAAATACTGTATATACTTTTCTACTTGTCTGGTTTTATATAACACTGAATGGATTTCTCATGCAGTtggtttctctttctcccctatCCAGCGTCCTGACTGGCCACAACCACTATGTGATGTGTGCCCAGTTCCACCCCTCGGAGGACCTGGTGGTGTCTGCTAGTCTGGACCAGACTGTGCGCGTGTGGGATATCTCCggtgagggatgagaggggataggcggggaggggaggggaggggagggaaggtttggtgtgtgttttttgggaatgggagagaggggcaaggtggtatggagagggaggggcaggaacAGAACCTATGGCCAAGGGTCCTGGCCctgaagcccctcccctctgccatgTAGAGGATGACTCTGTGGGCCTTTAGCAAAAATGCCTCTCCTCAGTTCAGATATACAGGTGAACCGAGAGTTGATAGGATGAGATCACCAAGGCACCTAGCCATACTAGCCTGTAGGGGTATTGGGTTCAATAGATAATATTAGGTTCAAAAGCCTGTAGGGGTATTGGGTTCAATAGATAATATTAGGTTCAAAAGAAGACTATCAGGAGAGGCATTTTTGTGCTTTTGCATGTTAACATCAACTATCTGTCTTGTCAATCTAAGGTGTTTCTTTGAGTTTTCTTTCTTCCTTAACCGATTTAACAGACTTCCAAATCCTGTCTCCACACcttccacacatgcacacatgctcaATCCATGGCCTCTGATAAGCTCTCTTCTCCACGGAACTCTCACCATTAGCATGTACGGGTCAAGAGACCGTTGCATTGCGTTCATATGTGCATGGCTCATTGCTTGGGAGGTGTGAAATACCCCACATAGTTTGCACCTTTGGTGTGCATGAGGAGTGTACTGCAATAAGACCATAGACTATGCATGAAGGCTTCAGATGGTACAGGAGACTATTACACTGATCCACTCTTATATCAGTTATCAACCACTCCCAACTGACCAATACTAACTCAACATTGAGCaatatgctcatcacaaactcACCAATCGCCAAGCCTCTTACTCATTGGTGTTCCCCGACATTGCCCCCATGAGCAGCATGTTAATTGTTGCTAATGGTAAAGATAAAATGTACAATTCTTTATTGTCCTGTTATCGGAATAGGCCAGTCTAACTCATTGGCATGGCTCAGCTATGTAAACATAGGTGCAGCAGTATCTCTAACCCAAGCATGGACTGACTCTCCAACAACGTACTCACCCTCCAGACCATCCAACTCCCCCATCAGAGCACATCTTTACAAACccagcccctacccccacctCGCCAAGCAGTGCACCACCCAAAtcctccaccccacccatgTCCGTCCGCCCACCCccatgctcccccccccccccggaaacATCCACACCTGCATACGGGTTCCTAGTTGCATTCTGCCCCATCCTCATTCCGTTGGACTGTCTGTCCACCGCCTGACTTGCAAGGGCAAGGGGGCTCTGACGCTGCCTGTGTTCTCGTCTGTTGTCGTGTGTTCGGACTCGAGGCTTAGTCTCGGGCTACGTGATTTACAACTTAAGGTTTTGGTGATTTCCTAACCTAATCAATGATGTGTGGTGTCCATGTGATCTCCGAGTCTAGCCTCGAGTCTGAACCGCGCGACAGAGAACGCAGGTTTTGTTGGAGTTTCTCTCCCTGGTGTGTGTTCAGCAGACCAACAGATACTGTCTCTCCTTAGTTTTCGAAGAACAAAGGCCAcatttttcctccctccctcctcctccttcatctatTTCAGGTGACACGTGTTAACGTGTCacgttctgtcctctctcctcctcctcctgcacatgGTCATGTCCCCGTGTAACATGTATATGGATCCCCTCCCCTTGTGCGCGGTGCTGTGAATGTTGGTTCCAGGTCTGAGGAAGAAGAACTTGTCCCCCGGCGCCGTGGAGACGGAGGTGCGCGGCATCTCCGGCGTCGACCTGTTCGGGGCGTCCGACGCCGTCGTCAAGCACGTCCTCGAGGTAAGACGCGGCGTTCTGCGTCCGGGCAACCGAAAAGGGGGCTTGAAGATGTGGCAACTCTGTGAGACGTGTAaactttcgctctctctccctccttccctccgcaGGGTCACGACCGCGGGGTCAACTGGGCGGCCTTCCATCCCACCATGCCCCTCATCGTGTCTGGTGCCGACGACCGACAGGTCAAAATCTGGAGGATGAACGGTCAGTGACACCTTTTTAAATGAAGTAGCGCCCCTGCCGACTATGAACCATGAGATACTAGGCCAAGTTGTTGTCTGAAGAACCACAGCCCATctcatcacccccctccccggcTGCAGAGTCCAAGGCGTGGGAGCTGGACACCTGCCGCGGCCACTACAACAACGTGTCGTGTGCCGTCTTCCACCCGCGCCAGGAGCTCATCCTGTCCAACTCGGAGGACAAGAGCATCCGCGTGTGGGACATGTCCAAGAGGACCGGCGTGCAGACCTTCCGCAGGGACCACGACCGCTTCTGGGTGCTGGGGGCCCACCCCAACCTCAACCTGTTTGCCGCCGGTAACCcgacacactcaagcacacgtCTACACACAGATGGCGTAGtaatgtgcatacacacacacacactgatgagaGCACCGTCACTGCAGTTGGTCAAACCCACGGGCGATACAAGTCTGCTGTTACTGTTACTTAATCTTGGCAGCGGTAGCTCATCATGCCAGTGTACATCGATCGTTCCTTAGCAGCAGTTAGCCGTTAGCAGCAGTTAGCCGTTAGCATTAGTAGCAGGTGGGAGTTAGCGGTgggctcctcgtcctccccagGTCACGACAGCGGCATGCTGGTGTTCAAGCTGGAGCGCGAGCGCCCGGCCTACGCCGTCTACGGCAACATGCTCTACTACGTCAAGGACCGCTTCCTGCGCCAGCTGGACTTCAACAGCAGCAAGGACACAGCCGTCATGCAGctgcgcaggtgtgtgtgtgtggggggggggcggggtgtgggggggtgtcccCGGTCCATAACCATAACTGTCTTTTGTTCGTTCAGTGAGTTTGTTCCACATATTACATAGTAACTTACTGTGTCATGCTGTTATTTCTCCCAGTGGGTCCAAGTTCCCAGTGTTCAGCATGTCTTACAACCCTGCTGAGAACGCCGTCCTGCTCTGCACGGTGAGTGGCACTCCctctatgaaacacacacacacacacaccgtgtctcATTGCTAACATGGACTTTTTGCTGTCTCCCAGAGAGCCACCAACCTGGAGAACAGCACCTACGACCTGTACTCCATCCCCAAAGAGAGCGACTCCCAGAACCCCGACGGTAACAGTCCTCCCTGGCTCCATCATAGCCTGACTGAGCCCGATGTGTTGCTTACGCTTAGCCATGCTCCTACCATGCTGAACTCCGTATCTCCCCACAGCTCCGGAGGGGAAGAGGTCGTCCGGTCTGACGGCCGTCTGGGTGGCCAGGAACCGCTTCGCCGTCCTGGACCGCATGCACTCGGTGAGGGCTCCTGGTTTTTGGAATTCCGCGCGTCTCCCAAGATCCCCAAGATCCGCGGCGCTAGGCTGGCCGGACCCTGCCGACCCCCAAGAAAAAGCTTGCGAAGATTCCCCACAAACCGGCGAAAGCATTTTCATCCATttcgtatctctctctccatgactCTTTTCCCTGTTCAGCTGCTCATCAAGAACCTGAAGAACGAGATCGTGAAGAAGGTGCAGGTGCCCAGCTGTGAGGAGATCTTCTACGCCGGCACGGGCTCGCTGCTGCTGAGGGACGCCGACGGCGTCACGCTCTTCGACGTGCAGCAGAAGCGCTCGCTCGCCACCGTCAAGATCGCCAAGGTCAAGTACGTGGTGTGGAGCGCCGACACCAGCCACGTGGCCCTGCTGGCCAAGCACGGTAGGCAccttacacatttacatttagtcatttagcagacgctcttatccaaagcgacttacagtaagtacagggacattccccccgaggcaagtagggtgaagtgccttgcccaaggacacaacgtcattttcacGGCTgggaaccttctgattaatagcccgattcccgctcagccgtctgacccccacacacacacacaccagaaacacactGATTTATATCAGCATATTATCCCTTGAGCTGTGCTTACGTTTTCTCCCCGTGTTTTGCTTTCGAAGGCTGGGCTTCTCTAAAGCTCTCTGGCTCATAGCCATAGGATTCATACCCATTTAAGGCTCGGGCTTACAACATGCCCTTGCTTTGCAGCTTTCCATATTTGTTCACACACTCGTAGTGTAACCGATCCTATTCATTGAGTAGACAGGGTGTCTGCAGGGTCAAAAAAATAGTCGATCGAACGTGTTTTCTCCCCTGTCCCCGGGCAGCCATCATGATCTGCAACCGCAAGCTGGAGAGCCTGTGCAACATCCACGAGAACATCCGGGTGAAGAGCGGCGCCTGGGACGAGAGCGGGGTGTTCATCTACACCACCTCCAACCACATCAAATACGCCCTCACCTCCGGGTACAGAGCTGCCTCGCACCTCCCAGATACAGCCTGTTCTTTACACTGAATGCAGAACAAATCGAATTAACTTGATGTGCTCGTCGGTTTGTACACTCCATAAAAATGTGTGTATCAAATTCACTGGTTGGAAGAATAGGGTCTTAGTATCGTATCATTTACACCACAACCCCTGTGGTCTtaactctctttgtctcttgttcactcacactcactcacttccgccctcccctctccccccatagtgaccatgggatcatcaggaccCTAGATCTGCCCATCTACGTGACCAGGGTGCGGGGGAACAGCGTGTACTGTCTGGACCGGGAGTGCCGGCCGCGCGTCCTCACCATCGACCCCACGGAGTACCGCTTCAAACTGGCCCTGGTCAACCGCAAATacgaggaggtgtgtgtgtgtgtgtgtgtgtgtgtgtatgagagagagtgaaggggtgggggagagagggagggtgctttgtggatgtgtgtggtgttttgccTCTTGACCTGAGCCCCGTCACGGCCCTCCCCAGGTGCTCCACATGGTGCGTAATGCCAAGCTGGTGGGCCAGTCCATCATCGCCTACCTGCAGAAGAAGGGCTACCCAGAGGTGGCGCTGCACTTTGTCAAGGACGAGAAGACCCGCTTCAGCCTGGCTCTGGAGTGCGGCAACATTGAGGTGAGCCACACCTTCCAAAACTGTTATTGTACCCTATTCCTTAAGGCACCACTAATTGGACATCCTCTTACCATAAACAGTAAGGACAGCAGGCCTATTAAAAATAATAGTTTGATTGAAGGCCTACTATAGAATATACTATCTCTATATCTGTTCTTAGTTTATCCTACCCAGTctgaaaatgaatagaaaataccCAGTGAACACACGTAAATAGAGTCCTCCTCCGTGTCTGCAGGTGGCGCTGGAGGCAGCGAAGGCCCTGGACGAGCGCGGCTGCTGGGAGCGCCTGGGCGAGGCGGCCCTCCTCCAGGggcaccaccaggtggtggagATGTGCTATCAGAGGACCAAGAACTTCGACAAGCTCACCTTCCTCTACCTCATCACCGGCAACCTGGCCAAGCTGCGCAAGATGATGAAGATCGGTGAGACTGGGCgacgggggggtgtgtgtgtgtgtgtgtgtttggggctgGTAGTGTACGTACgcgagtgtgtcagtgtgctaaCCTCCTCTGGTGTCTCCCTCCGGCGTAGCGGAGATCAGGAAGGACATGAGCGGTCACTACCAGGGGGCCCTGTACCTCGGGGACGTCAGCGAGCGTGTCCGCATCCTCAAGAACTGTGGACAGAGTGAGTTCCTCCttcccctggtctcctcctaCCTGTTTATAACTCTCTtatccatccctgcctcccctttTACAGCCTCCCTACCTGGCTcagcctggctctccctctcgccTTTGTTAACGTGGAAGATTTCCCACGGTtgcctgtaactgtgtgtgtgtgtgtgtgtgtgtgtgtagaatccCTGGCCTACCTGACGGCTGCCACTCACGGCATGGACGAGGAGGCCGAGGCCCTGAAGGAGACCTTTGACCCTGAGAAGGAGACAGTAAGTCATGATCAAGGCACACACTCATCTGACAAATATGCTCACAATCACACATGGAAATCTGAGAATTGGGTTAGGGAGAAATActgtcatatacacacacacacacacacacgaaactgGGAAATGTACATTTAGTATATGAATCAAGCCCCTCCCATTTGAAACCCCCAGGTTCCAGAGGTGGACCCCAAGGCCCAGCTgctgcagcccccccctcccatcaacCCTCTGGACACCAACTGGCCTCTGCTCACCGTGTCCAAGGGCTTCTTCGAGGGAGCCATCGCAGCCAAGGGTGAGTCCTtctaccctctcccccctctctgtcccacaGCACAGGTACTGGGAGGTACTGGGATTGGCTAACGGGCCTTTTGTTTCTTGCAAGGTGTCAAATTGACATTGACTGTCATTTCTGTGCACACACTTCATTAGAAAGGCTTGATTTAACGATGTCCAGGACCATGCAGCCTTTTCTGTGTATTTTAGAGGGatgatatagtgtgtgtgtgtgtgtaggcaaggCAGGTCAGATGGCTGCAGACATGGACATGGAGgcccctggggaggagggctggggggaggacgcAGAGCTTCAGCTGGATGAAGGTGAGGGAGTCTTCCCATCTTTAGCAACAACAACCAAAGTCATCGACGGAAcattattcttttttctttttttaccacaCTTTTACTTATGATGTGTATATTCCTAACATTcctcattccttctctctctcgaccCTCCTTTCTGTACCTCAGATGGCTTCATGGATGCCCCAGAGGGACTAGGTGATGACGGTGTGGCgaaggatgagggaggtggctgggaggtggaggaggatctGGACCTGCCCCCAGAGCTGGTGAGAAACTCAACAGCAGCTGTTCTCAGGCTCAGGGCTGCCCCTCACTCTGGTCTTGTCAGTAGTGAATAACCCAGTTTCCTTGACCGAATCATCTGTTTATCATTTATCAATTATTCAAACTCATTATTAGAATCCAGTCTGCTGGATTAGGGTTTGGATGGAGAATCTACAGTATCTGGGTTGGACAgagttcctgtgtgtgcgtgtgtgtgtgtgcgtgcgtgcgtgcgtgcgggacGTCCATCTTTCTGCTCATTGATGTACGCAGTATCTGTCAGTCACATGACCTTGCCTCTCCACCACTAGGAGTTGCCGGCCGGAGCAGGAGGCGGGGCTGAGGACGGCTTCTTTGTCCCGCCCACTAAGGGGATGAGCCCCACCCAGATGTGGTGCAACAACTCCCAGCTGCCTGTAGACCACGTACTGGCCGGCTCCTTCGAAACTGCAATGAGGGTGAGGATCAACACACATTCAAGTGTTATAAGTTAGTTTGTCATTTGAACTTCCATAAATGTAAACAATGACATTCTTAATATGCTTACACGTGAACACATACACTCCTACTGTATGTATTTAAACTCCTAAACATGTATAGTAATAGGCACACAAACTGAccccctctctttacctccctccaCAGCTGTTGCACGACCAGGTGGGCGTGGTCCAGTTCGCGCCCTACAAGTCTCTGTTCATGCAGACCCTGTCCCGCGGACGCACCTGCTACCTGGGCCTGCCCTCGCTGCCCTGCCTCCGCGGCAACCCCCAGAGGAACTGGAAGGACTGCGGCGCCAAGCAGGGCCTGCCCGCCGTGGGCCTGCGCCTGTCCGACCTCATCGCCCGCCTGCAGCAGTGCTACCAGCTCACCACGGCCGGCCGCTTCGAGGAGGCCGTGGAGCGCTTCCGCGCCATCCTGCTCTCCGTGCCCCTGCTGGTGGTGGACAACAAGCAGGAGATCGCAGAGGTGAGGCGGCCTTGTTTTGTTCTGTTTATTCGTCGATGAGAGGACTTGACTGAAGGGTTTTTCCCATGTTCACACTggaagaggggaaaggaaagacagagagagatccatCGTTATCTCTTTGTTTTTTACCACTTT
This genomic window contains:
- the copa gene encoding coatomer subunit alpha, translated to MLTKFETKSARVKGLSFHPKRPWILASLHNGVIQLWDYRMCTLIDKFDEHDGPVRGIDFHKQQPLFVSGGDDYKIKVWNYKLRRCLFTLLGHLDYIRTTFFHHEYPWILSASDDQTIRIWNWQSRTCVCVLTGHNHYVMCAQFHPSEDLVVSASLDQTVRVWDISGLRKKNLSPGAVETEVRGISGVDLFGASDAVVKHVLEGHDRGVNWAAFHPTMPLIVSGADDRQVKIWRMNESKAWELDTCRGHYNNVSCAVFHPRQELILSNSEDKSIRVWDMSKRTGVQTFRRDHDRFWVLGAHPNLNLFAAGHDSGMLVFKLERERPAYAVYGNMLYYVKDRFLRQLDFNSSKDTAVMQLRSGSKFPVFSMSYNPAENAVLLCTRATNLENSTYDLYSIPKESDSQNPDAPEGKRSSGLTAVWVARNRFAVLDRMHSLLIKNLKNEIVKKVQVPSCEEIFYAGTGSLLLRDADGVTLFDVQQKRSLATVKIAKVKYVVWSADTSHVALLAKHAIMICNRKLESLCNIHENIRVKSGAWDESGVFIYTTSNHIKYALTSGDHGIIRTLDLPIYVTRVRGNSVYCLDRECRPRVLTIDPTEYRFKLALVNRKYEEVLHMVRNAKLVGQSIIAYLQKKGYPEVALHFVKDEKTRFSLALECGNIEVALEAAKALDERGCWERLGEAALLQGHHQVVEMCYQRTKNFDKLTFLYLITGNLAKLRKMMKIAEIRKDMSGHYQGALYLGDVSERVRILKNCGQKSLAYLTAATHGMDEEAEALKETFDPEKETVPEVDPKAQLLQPPPPINPLDTNWPLLTVSKGFFEGAIAAKGKAGQMAADMDMEAPGEEGWGEDAELQLDEDGFMDAPEGLGDDGVAKDEGGGWEVEEDLDLPPELELPAGAGGGAEDGFFVPPTKGMSPTQMWCNNSQLPVDHVLAGSFETAMRLLHDQVGVVQFAPYKSLFMQTLSRGRTCYLGLPSLPCLRGNPQRNWKDCGAKQGLPAVGLRLSDLIARLQQCYQLTTAGRFEEAVERFRAILLSVPLLVVDNKQEIAEAQQLITICREYIVGLTMETDRKKLPKDTLDQQKRLCEMAAYFTHCSLQPVHMVLVLRTALNLFFKLRNFKTAAGFARRLLELGPKPEVAQQTRKILSACEKTLTDAHQLNYDPHNPFDLCAASYVPLYRGRPVEKCPLSGACYCPTYKGQVCRVTQVTEIGKDVIGLRVSPLQFR